Proteins encoded by one window of Streptomyces sp. LX-29:
- a CDS encoding phosphodiester glycosidase family protein, which yields MTRHRRLRRLRRTVAAGTAWVALVGGGLAGATPARGAPNGLRQLTETTLAPGVDYRRFAVSTPHGTAYGHLLTVDLRTARTASGLLYPDAVGARAPVTRLADARGAVAAVNGDFFNITEVQHPGVEATGAPVGPAVAGGRVLKGAVPRGQRFGPALPPGASVRDVIGVGTDRRARVDRLSLRGTVRTPRGELRLRGLNQYAVAVDGVGAFTSAWGTTSRVRATCGTDTDRSAPCSTETREVTVRRGRVTAVARTPGKGAIASDTVVLVGREAGARALRGLRVGDPVRTTYTLKGTQRTPFDFAVGGYPIARDGRPLEGLDAVTTAVRTGAGVGRGGRLLHLLALDGRAEYRSGLTIAELAEVMLELGARDVVNLDGGGSSTLVTRAPGGTRTKVRNHPSGGSERPVPNGIGVFTRS from the coding sequence ATGACACGCCACAGACGACTGAGACGGCTGCGGAGGACGGTGGCGGCGGGCACCGCCTGGGTGGCGCTGGTCGGCGGCGGGCTGGCCGGAGCGACTCCCGCGCGGGGCGCGCCGAACGGACTGCGCCAGCTGACGGAGACCACGCTGGCGCCGGGCGTCGACTACCGGCGGTTCGCGGTGTCGACGCCCCACGGCACGGCCTACGGCCATCTGCTCACCGTCGACCTGCGTACCGCGCGGACCGCGTCGGGCCTGCTGTACCCGGACGCGGTCGGGGCCCGGGCGCCGGTGACCCGGCTGGCCGACGCGCGCGGCGCGGTGGCCGCCGTCAACGGCGACTTCTTCAACATCACCGAGGTCCAGCACCCGGGCGTGGAGGCCACCGGAGCGCCGGTGGGCCCGGCCGTGGCCGGCGGGCGGGTGCTGAAGGGGGCGGTTCCCAGGGGACAGCGGTTCGGGCCCGCGCTGCCGCCCGGGGCGTCCGTCCGAGACGTCATCGGGGTGGGCACGGACCGCAGGGCCCGGGTGGACCGGCTGTCGCTGCGGGGCACGGTGCGCACCCCGCGCGGCGAGCTGCGACTGCGCGGGCTGAACCAGTACGCGGTGGCGGTGGACGGCGTCGGCGCGTTCACCTCCGCCTGGGGCACCACCTCGCGGGTGCGGGCGACCTGCGGCACGGACACCGACCGGTCAGCCCCGTGCAGCACCGAGACCCGGGAGGTGACGGTGCGCCGCGGACGGGTGACGGCGGTGGCCCGCACCCCGGGCAAGGGGGCGATCGCGTCGGACACGGTGGTGCTGGTGGGCCGCGAGGCAGGGGCGCGGGCGCTGCGCGGGCTGCGGGTGGGCGACCCGGTACGGACGACGTACACCCTGAAGGGCACTCAGCGGACGCCGTTCGACTTCGCTGTCGGCGGCTATCCCATCGCTCGTGACGGTCGACCCCTGGAGGGGCTGGACGCCGTCACCACCGCGGTGCGCACCGGCGCGGGCGTCGGCAGGGGCGGGCGGCTCCTCCATCTGCTGGCGCTGGACGGCAGGGCGGAGTACCGCTCCGGGCTGACGATCGCGGAGCTGGCCGAGGTCATGCTGGAGCTCGGCGCGCGGGACGTGGTGAACCTCGACGGCGGCGGTTCCTCGACGCTGGTGACACGGGCCCCCGGCGGCACCCGCACAAAAGTGCGGAACCATCCCTCGGGCGGCTCGGAGCGCCCCGTGCCCAATGGCATCGGCGTATTCACCCGCTCTTAA
- a CDS encoding GNAT family N-acetyltransferase, producing the protein MLIKDATADHWPAIWPFLQRICAAGETFTYPVDLDEPLARDMWMLKAPGRTVVAVDEAGTVLGTAKMNPNQMGPGAHVSSASFMVDPAHQGRGVGRALCEEALRWARAAGYRGMQFNAVAATNTRAVGLYRTLGFEVVGTVPGAFRHPTEGYVGLHVMHCAF; encoded by the coding sequence ATGTTGATCAAGGACGCGACGGCCGACCACTGGCCCGCCATCTGGCCCTTTCTGCAGCGGATCTGCGCCGCGGGCGAGACCTTCACCTATCCGGTCGATCTCGACGAGCCGTTGGCCCGTGACATGTGGATGCTGAAGGCGCCCGGCCGCACGGTCGTCGCCGTCGACGAGGCGGGAACCGTGCTCGGCACGGCCAAGATGAATCCCAATCAGATGGGACCCGGCGCCCACGTCTCCAGCGCCAGCTTCATGGTCGACCCCGCGCACCAGGGACGCGGGGTCGGCCGCGCCCTGTGCGAGGAGGCGCTGCGCTGGGCGCGCGCCGCCGGCTACCGTGGCATGCAGTTCAACGCCGTCGCCGCGACGAACACCCGCGCGGTGGGGCTCTACCGCACCCTGGGCTTCGAGGTGGTCGGCACGGTCCCCGGAGCCTTCCGGCACCCGACCGAGGGGTATGTGGGGCTGCACGTGATGCACTGCGCGTTCTGA
- a CDS encoding DEAD/DEAH box helicase — MTSPFAATPSLITELIRCHTVFLPGDPARAGRVAFWTPSDPPSADAPAPGSEPDRVEELTVVVMDGAEIRPRTVRALVLSAGEALPVLTRARAAGGHPAAAFWGAASVLALQLAARGRLLPGLSAGDHDAWRAGPLSADDLRRVRELAAAMPPEAHAVPLAGTEPPLLPEPERLLRAFLDAVADGLPRSPAAALAAGGPAFAAAEPRRLPEQRSWAADIAAGHDAGVRLSLRVEAYGPTVDATVEDTADDATRGPDFRVVLQLHSLTDPALVADAADVWAGTSPVAAALGPRARMDALLTLRRAAHAWPPLTPLLSAAVPDAVELADEEVAELLGSATRALAAAGVRVHWPKELARGLTARAVVGPDGGDHSERDDRAEGRERFDGDGSGLPSFLSADALLRFDWRFAVGDTELTRAELDRLAEASRPVVRLRDQWVVIDPEALRAARDRQDRKLTPVEALGAALTGRTEAPDGTTVEVEATGWLARLRDAIATPEGPEGTGREPVRQPAALAATLRDYQLRGLDWLSRMTSLGLGCCLADDMGLGKTITLISLHLHRQTSPDTAGPTLVVCPASLMGNWQREIGKFAPGTPVRRFHGSARSLEGLADGEFVLTTYGTMRLDARRLAAAGPWGMVVADEAQHVKNPFSATAKQLRTIGAKARVALSGTPVENNLTELWAILDWTTPGLLGTLGAFRRRYAQPIEGGAGQGGGRAADPAAAERLARLVRPFLLRRRKSDPGIAPELPEKTETDRAVALTTEQAALYEAVVREILAEISGADAFERRGLIVKLLTGLKQICNHPAQFLKEDEPRIPGRSGKLELLDELLDTILAEGAGVLVFTQYVRMARLLERHLAARGVPTLLLHGGTPVAQRDEMVRRFQDGEVPVFLLSLKAAGTGLNLTRAEHVVHYDRWWNPAVEAQATDRAYRIGQTRPVQVHRLIAEGTVEDRIAAMLERKRELAEAVLGTGEAALTELTDAELAELVELRGNDR, encoded by the coding sequence GTGACATCGCCCTTCGCGGCAACGCCCTCCCTGATCACCGAACTCATCCGCTGTCACACCGTCTTCCTGCCCGGTGACCCGGCGCGCGCCGGACGCGTCGCCTTCTGGACGCCGAGCGACCCGCCCTCCGCCGACGCGCCCGCCCCGGGGTCCGAGCCCGACCGCGTCGAGGAGCTGACCGTCGTCGTCATGGACGGCGCGGAGATCCGCCCCCGGACCGTGCGGGCCCTGGTGCTGTCGGCGGGCGAGGCGCTGCCCGTGCTCACTCGGGCGCGTGCCGCCGGCGGCCATCCGGCCGCCGCCTTCTGGGGGGCCGCGTCGGTGCTGGCTCTCCAACTCGCCGCCCGTGGTCGCCTGCTGCCCGGACTCAGCGCCGGCGACCACGACGCGTGGCGCGCAGGCCCGCTCTCCGCCGACGACCTGCGGCGAGTGCGCGAGCTGGCCGCCGCGATGCCGCCGGAGGCGCACGCCGTACCGCTGGCCGGCACCGAACCGCCGCTGCTGCCGGAGCCCGAGCGGCTGCTTCGCGCCTTCCTGGACGCGGTGGCGGACGGCCTCCCGCGCTCGCCCGCCGCGGCCCTCGCCGCGGGCGGCCCTGCCTTCGCCGCCGCCGAGCCGCGGCGGCTGCCCGAGCAGCGCTCCTGGGCCGCGGACATCGCCGCGGGCCACGACGCCGGCGTGCGGCTGTCGCTGCGCGTCGAGGCGTACGGGCCGACGGTGGACGCGACCGTGGAGGACACGGCGGACGACGCCACGCGCGGGCCCGACTTCCGCGTCGTCCTCCAACTGCACAGCCTCACCGACCCCGCGCTCGTCGCCGACGCGGCCGACGTCTGGGCCGGCACCTCGCCCGTGGCCGCCGCGCTGGGCCCACGCGCCCGGATGGACGCGCTGCTCACCCTGCGCCGGGCCGCGCACGCCTGGCCGCCGCTGACCCCGCTGCTCTCCGCGGCCGTACCCGACGCCGTCGAACTGGCCGACGAGGAGGTGGCGGAGCTGCTCGGCTCCGCCACCCGCGCGCTGGCCGCCGCCGGTGTGCGGGTGCACTGGCCCAAGGAGCTGGCGCGCGGGCTCACCGCCCGCGCGGTCGTGGGCCCGGACGGCGGGGACCACTCCGAAAGGGACGACCGCGCGGAGGGGCGGGAACGGTTCGACGGGGACGGATCCGGCCTGCCCTCGTTCCTCTCCGCCGACGCGCTGCTCCGCTTCGACTGGCGCTTCGCCGTCGGCGACACGGAGCTCACCCGCGCGGAGCTGGACCGGCTCGCCGAGGCCAGCCGTCCCGTGGTGCGGCTGCGCGACCAGTGGGTGGTCATCGACCCGGAGGCGCTCCGCGCGGCCCGCGACCGGCAGGACCGCAAGCTCACCCCCGTGGAGGCGCTCGGCGCCGCGCTCACCGGACGTACCGAGGCCCCCGACGGCACCACCGTGGAGGTCGAGGCCACCGGCTGGCTGGCCCGGCTCCGCGACGCGATCGCCACCCCCGAGGGTCCCGAGGGCACCGGCCGCGAGCCGGTGCGGCAGCCCGCCGCGCTCGCCGCGACGCTGCGCGACTACCAACTGCGCGGCCTGGACTGGCTGAGCAGGATGACCTCGCTCGGCCTCGGCTGCTGTCTCGCCGACGACATGGGCCTGGGCAAGACCATCACCCTGATCTCCCTCCATCTGCACCGCCAGACCTCCCCCGACACCGCCGGCCCCACGCTCGTCGTCTGCCCGGCGTCGCTGATGGGCAACTGGCAGCGGGAGATCGGGAAGTTCGCGCCCGGCACCCCGGTACGCCGCTTCCACGGCTCCGCGCGGAGCCTGGAGGGCCTGGCCGACGGGGAGTTCGTGCTCACGACGTACGGCACCATGCGGCTGGACGCGCGACGGCTCGCGGCGGCCGGGCCCTGGGGCATGGTGGTGGCGGACGAGGCGCAGCACGTCAAGAACCCGTTCTCGGCGACGGCCAAGCAGCTGCGCACCATAGGGGCGAAGGCGCGGGTGGCGCTCTCCGGCACCCCGGTGGAGAACAACCTCACCGAGCTGTGGGCGATCCTCGACTGGACCACCCCCGGACTGCTGGGGACGCTCGGCGCCTTCCGCAGGCGCTACGCCCAGCCCATCGAGGGCGGTGCCGGGCAGGGCGGCGGGCGGGCCGCCGACCCGGCGGCCGCCGAGCGTCTCGCGCGGCTGGTGCGGCCCTTCCTGCTGCGCCGCCGCAAGTCCGATCCGGGCATCGCCCCGGAGCTGCCCGAGAAGACGGAGACGGACCGCGCGGTGGCGCTCACCACGGAGCAGGCCGCGTTGTACGAGGCGGTGGTGCGCGAGATCCTCGCCGAGATCTCCGGAGCCGACGCCTTCGAGCGCCGCGGGCTCATCGTCAAACTGCTCACCGGACTGAAGCAGATCTGCAACCACCCGGCGCAGTTCCTCAAGGAGGACGAGCCCAGGATCCCCGGGCGCTCCGGGAAGCTGGAGCTGCTCGACGAGCTGCTCGACACCATCCTGGCCGAGGGCGCCGGTGTGCTGGTCTTCACGCAGTACGTGCGGATGGCCCGACTGCTGGAGCGGCACCTGGCGGCGCGCGGCGTGCCGACGCTGCTCCTGCACGGTGGCACGCCGGTGGCACAGCGGGACGAGATGGTCCGCCGCTTCCAGGACGGCGAGGTCCCGGTCTTCCTGCTGTCCCTGAAGGCCGCGGGCACCGGTCTGAACCTCACCCGCGCGGAGCACGTGGTGCACTACGACCGTTGGTGGAACCCGGCCGTGGAGGCGCAGGCCACCGACCGCGCGTACCGCATCGGGCAGACCCGGCCGGTGCAGGTCCACCGGCTGATCGCGGAGGGCACGGTCGAGGACCGGATCGCGGCGATGCTGGAGCGCAAGCGGGAGCTGGCGGAGGCGGTGCTGGGCACCGGCGAGGCGGCGCTGACCGAACTGACCGACGCCGAGCTGGCGGAACTGGTGGAGTTGAGGGGGAACGACCGATGA
- the xylB gene encoding xylulokinase: MQVSEGPLVVGVDSSTQSTKAVVVDASTGEVVARGRAPHTVGGGADGRGRESDPRGWWRALCAALEECGPEARQAAAVSVAGQQHGLVTLDSAGNPVRPALLWNDVRSAPQRDRLLAELGGPAVWAERTGSVPAPSFTVTKWAWLREHEPEAVRATAAVRLPHDYLTERLTGEATTDRGDASGTGWWSAADEAYDDRVLEHVGLSPALLPRVRRHGEAAGTVRNQPDLPLPGGALVAIGTGDNMAAALGLGLRPGQPVLSLGTSGTVFTVSARRPADPTGVVAGFADAREAWLPLACTLNCAPAVDRFAALLGREREAVEPGGSVVALPFLDGERTPDLPRASGLLHGLRHDTTPGQVLQAAYDGAVHALLTALDRVLEVAGPREGAEDAALLLIGGGARGTAWRDTVRRLSGRPLRVPRVAEPVALGAATQAAGLLLGEDPAAVARRWGTADGPEYEAVARDDAALERIGSVLADADTLLRRG, translated from the coding sequence ATGCAGGTGTCCGAGGGGCCGCTCGTCGTCGGCGTGGACAGCTCCACCCAGTCCACCAAGGCGGTGGTCGTCGACGCCTCGACGGGCGAGGTCGTCGCGCGGGGCCGGGCCCCGCACACCGTCGGCGGCGGGGCCGACGGTCGGGGCAGGGAGAGCGACCCCCGCGGGTGGTGGCGGGCGCTGTGCGCGGCCCTGGAGGAGTGCGGGCCCGAGGCCCGGCAGGCCGCGGCGGTGTCCGTCGCCGGGCAGCAACACGGCCTGGTGACGCTCGACTCCGCCGGGAACCCGGTGCGGCCCGCGCTGTTGTGGAACGACGTGCGCTCCGCGCCGCAGCGCGACCGGCTGCTGGCCGAGCTCGGCGGACCCGCGGTCTGGGCCGAGCGCACCGGCAGCGTCCCGGCGCCGTCCTTCACGGTGACGAAGTGGGCGTGGCTGCGGGAGCACGAGCCCGAGGCCGTCCGCGCGACCGCCGCCGTACGGCTGCCGCACGACTACCTCACCGAGCGCCTGACGGGCGAGGCGACCACGGACCGGGGCGACGCGTCGGGCACCGGCTGGTGGTCGGCGGCGGACGAGGCGTACGACGACCGGGTGCTCGAGCATGTCGGGCTCTCCCCCGCGCTGTTGCCGCGCGTCCGCCGGCACGGCGAGGCGGCCGGAACCGTGCGGAACCAGCCGGACCTGCCGCTGCCCGGCGGGGCGCTGGTGGCGATCGGCACCGGCGACAACATGGCCGCGGCCCTGGGGCTCGGGCTGCGCCCCGGTCAGCCGGTGCTCAGTCTGGGCACCTCCGGGACGGTCTTCACCGTGTCCGCGCGGCGCCCCGCCGATCCGACCGGGGTGGTCGCGGGCTTCGCCGACGCCCGCGAGGCGTGGCTCCCGTTGGCCTGCACCCTGAACTGCGCGCCCGCCGTCGACCGGTTCGCGGCGCTGCTCGGCCGCGAGCGCGAGGCGGTGGAGCCGGGCGGCTCGGTGGTCGCGCTGCCCTTTCTCGACGGCGAACGCACCCCCGACCTGCCGCGGGCCTCCGGCCTCCTGCACGGGCTGCGCCATGACACGACACCCGGCCAGGTGCTCCAGGCCGCCTACGACGGTGCCGTCCACGCGCTGCTGACCGCCCTCGACCGGGTGCTGGAGGTGGCCGGCCCCCGGGAGGGTGCGGAGGACGCCGCGCTGTTGCTGATCGGCGGTGGGGCACGGGGTACGGCCTGGCGGGACACCGTGCGCCGGCTCAGCGGCCGCCCCCTCCGGGTGCCGCGGGTCGCGGAGCCGGTGGCGCTGGGCGCGGCCACACAGGCCGCGGGGCTGCTGCTGGGTGAGGACCCGGCGGCCGTCGCCCGTCGCTGGGGCACCGCCGACGGCCCCGAGTACGAGGCGGTCGCGCGGGACGACGCGGCCCTGGAGCGCATCGGCTCGGTGCTGGCCGATGCCGACACCCTGCTGCGCCGCGGGTGA
- a CDS encoding cytosine permease, with protein MTRQPTAPRRRTVNTSAGAVERNGINPVPDAERHGTPASLFWPWAASNLSLAGVAFGVYLMGLGLGWWQAVAAGAIGYVLSFALVGLVSVAGARTGAPTMAISRLSFGLHGNKLPTLFSYVSNVGWETVLVTLSSLGGAAILARVAPGAFAERGGEGSPTTTAVALCFAVTAAVVVVVGVYGHALIMKVQKYLTAAIAVMTVAYMVLMADRVDLSTAGGAPGDAGVFVGGVVFAMTLLGLGWVNCGADYSRYLPRDASARGIAGWTTLGGVLAPLVLLVFGALLTSGDPRLAAAAAADPVGALAAELPTWFLVPYLLTAVGGFVSGAIMDIYSSGMSLLTLGVPIRRHLAVLVDGALMTLGGWYLLFVSQSFLATFQAFLSIVGVTMAAWVAVFLVEQWRRRAAGYDLTAVRPVGWPAVVSLAAATALGLGLITSADPHLARGVGFLLTESAARGTLGAMNIGVVVALLVAGALYAALSTLDGRRRGAAASTTSEGAL; from the coding sequence ATGACACGACAGCCCACGGCCCCGCGGCGGCGCACCGTGAACACCTCCGCCGGAGCGGTCGAACGCAACGGGATCAACCCGGTCCCCGACGCCGAGCGGCACGGCACGCCGGCGTCGCTCTTCTGGCCGTGGGCGGCCTCGAACCTCTCGCTCGCGGGCGTCGCCTTCGGCGTCTACCTGATGGGTTTGGGGCTGGGGTGGTGGCAGGCCGTCGCCGCCGGAGCGATCGGCTATGTGCTGTCGTTCGCGCTCGTCGGCCTGGTGTCGGTGGCGGGCGCGCGGACCGGGGCGCCGACCATGGCGATCAGCCGGCTCTCCTTCGGACTGCACGGCAACAAGCTGCCGACCCTCTTCAGCTACGTCTCCAACGTCGGTTGGGAGACCGTGCTGGTCACCCTCTCCTCGCTGGGTGGTGCGGCCATCCTGGCGCGCGTCGCCCCGGGTGCCTTCGCCGAGCGGGGCGGCGAGGGCTCGCCGACGACCACCGCCGTCGCGCTGTGCTTCGCGGTGACGGCCGCCGTGGTGGTCGTCGTCGGAGTGTACGGGCACGCGCTGATCATGAAGGTGCAGAAGTACCTCACCGCCGCCATAGCCGTGATGACGGTCGCGTACATGGTCCTCATGGCCGATCGCGTCGACCTGTCGACGGCGGGCGGCGCCCCGGGGGACGCCGGGGTGTTCGTCGGCGGCGTCGTCTTCGCCATGACCCTGCTCGGTCTGGGCTGGGTCAACTGCGGCGCGGACTACAGCCGCTATCTGCCGCGCGACGCCTCCGCGCGGGGCATCGCCGGCTGGACGACGCTGGGCGGCGTCCTGGCGCCGCTGGTGCTGCTGGTCTTCGGCGCGCTGCTGACCTCGGGCGATCCACGGCTGGCAGCCGCTGCCGCCGCCGACCCGGTCGGCGCCCTGGCCGCCGAGCTGCCGACCTGGTTCCTGGTGCCGTATCTGCTCACCGCCGTCGGCGGCTTCGTCTCTGGCGCGATCATGGACATCTACAGTTCGGGGATGTCGCTGCTCACGCTCGGCGTACCGATCCGGCGTCATCTGGCGGTCCTGGTCGACGGCGCGCTGATGACCCTCGGCGGCTGGTACCTGCTGTTCGTCTCGCAGAGCTTCCTCGCCACGTTTCAGGCGTTCCTGTCCATCGTCGGGGTGACGATGGCGGCCTGGGTGGCGGTGTTCCTGGTCGAGCAGTGGCGTCGCCGCGCGGCGGGGTACGACCTCACCGCGGTCCGGCCCGTGGGATGGCCCGCCGTGGTCTCGCTCGCCGCGGCCACCGCCCTCGGGCTGGGACTGATCACCTCCGCCGATCCACACCTCGCACGAGGCGTGGGGTTCCTGCTCACCGAGAGCGCCGCGCGGGGCACGCTCGGCGCGATGAACATCGGCGTGGTCGTGGCGCTGCTCGTCGCGGGCGCGCTCTACGCCGCGCTGTCGACCCTGGACGGTCGCCGACGGGGCGCCGCCGCCTCCACCACCTCCGAAGGAGCCCTGTGA
- a CDS encoding methyltransferase domain-containing protein: protein MSHDHHEVREFFTARAADWDARFPDDEPAYAAAVADLELRTGDTVLDAGCGTGRALPALRAAVGPEGRVLGADLTPAMLEAAVRAGRHRAAPLTVADVTRLPLRDGTLDAVFAAGLLSHLPDPEAGLRELARVVRPGGRLALFHPVGRAALAARKGRRLTPDDLRAEPNLRPVLTRSGWRLSSYEDVDARFLALAERPS, encoded by the coding sequence GTGAGCCACGACCACCACGAGGTGCGGGAGTTCTTCACCGCGCGGGCGGCCGACTGGGACGCGCGCTTCCCCGATGACGAGCCGGCCTATGCCGCCGCCGTCGCCGACCTGGAGCTGCGCACCGGAGACACGGTCCTCGACGCGGGCTGCGGCACCGGCCGCGCCCTGCCCGCGCTGCGCGCCGCCGTGGGCCCGGAGGGGCGGGTCCTCGGTGCCGACCTCACACCGGCGATGCTGGAGGCGGCGGTCCGCGCGGGGCGCCACCGCGCGGCACCGCTCACGGTCGCCGACGTGACGCGGCTGCCGCTGCGCGACGGAACGCTCGACGCGGTGTTCGCCGCCGGGCTGCTGTCCCATCTGCCCGACCCGGAGGCGGGGCTGCGTGAGCTGGCGCGGGTGGTGCGGCCCGGCGGGCGGCTGGCGCTGTTCCATCCCGTCGGGAGGGCGGCGCTCGCCGCCCGGAAGGGTCGCCGGCTCACCCCTGACGACCTGCGCGCCGAGCCCAACCTCCGCCCGGTGCTGACGCGCTCCGGCTGGCGGCTGAGCTCCTACGAGGACGTGGACGCGCGCTTCCTGGCCCTGGCCGAGCGTCCCAGCTGA
- a CDS encoding SWF or SNF family helicase, whose translation MTEAYRTRRGESPAERTFAALPPARGRGFATTWWGRAWLKALEDTALDGDQLRRGRVQARAGAVGAVSVRPGRITSVVRDRDGTQQRSDVLLREFDEAEWDRLLAVVADRAGNIAALLDREMPPHLAEDAAAAGVELLPGIGDLEPECGCAEWDHCPHTAALCYQVARLLDQDPFVLLLVRGRTEREVLDELQERSAARAAAAVRESAPDEPAADPADGVTPTDRQAAGGTAAEGISAAEAFAGRALVAPLPDPPPTVAEPGVPPALGGGTDPAPGLDPGALEFLAADAAVRARRLLAEALAPEHATAPFPAGLSVWQDAVRLAADAGAPNPDTARIRARLAEGCGRDRGALERAVRAWQHGGVAGLAVLEEDWAPDAEALARARAELAAAWEDQEDGEDEGDPAGQGGRSGADAPGGLPRLRASGNRWTAVGANVQLRYGRDGRWWPYRKERGQWWPAGPCAEDPAAALAGLLTD comes from the coding sequence ATGACCGAGGCGTACCGGACACGGCGCGGGGAGAGCCCCGCCGAGCGCACCTTCGCCGCGCTGCCGCCCGCGCGGGGCCGCGGTTTCGCCACCACCTGGTGGGGCCGGGCCTGGCTCAAGGCCCTGGAGGACACGGCGCTCGACGGTGATCAGCTCAGGCGCGGGCGGGTCCAGGCGCGGGCGGGGGCGGTGGGTGCCGTCTCGGTGCGGCCGGGCCGCATCACCAGCGTGGTCCGCGACCGCGACGGCACGCAGCAGCGCTCCGACGTGCTCCTGCGGGAGTTCGACGAGGCGGAGTGGGACCGGCTGTTGGCGGTGGTCGCGGACCGCGCGGGGAACATCGCCGCGCTGCTCGACCGCGAGATGCCGCCGCACCTGGCCGAGGACGCGGCCGCGGCCGGCGTCGAGCTGCTGCCCGGCATCGGCGACCTGGAGCCGGAGTGCGGCTGTGCGGAGTGGGACCACTGCCCGCACACCGCCGCGCTCTGCTACCAGGTGGCGCGGTTGCTGGACCAGGACCCGTTCGTGCTGCTGTTGGTGCGCGGCCGCACCGAGCGGGAGGTGCTGGACGAGCTCCAGGAGCGCAGTGCCGCGCGGGCGGCCGCCGCCGTACGGGAGTCCGCCCCCGACGAGCCCGCGGCCGATCCGGCCGACGGGGTGACGCCGACCGACCGTCAGGCGGCCGGTGGCACGGCCGCGGAGGGCATATCGGCCGCGGAGGCCTTCGCCGGCCGCGCCCTCGTGGCGCCGCTGCCGGATCCCCCGCCCACCGTGGCGGAGCCCGGGGTTCCGCCCGCCCTCGGCGGCGGCACGGACCCGGCCCCGGGGCTCGACCCCGGCGCGCTGGAGTTCCTGGCGGCGGACGCGGCCGTACGGGCGCGCCGGCTGCTGGCCGAGGCACTGGCGCCGGAGCACGCGACCGCGCCGTTCCCCGCGGGGCTCTCCGTCTGGCAGGACGCGGTACGGCTGGCGGCCGACGCCGGCGCGCCGAACCCGGACACCGCGCGGATCCGCGCCCGGCTCGCCGAGGGCTGCGGCCGTGACCGCGGGGCCTTGGAGCGCGCGGTGCGTGCCTGGCAGCACGGCGGCGTGGCCGGGTTGGCGGTGCTGGAGGAGGACTGGGCGCCCGACGCCGAGGCGCTCGCCCGCGCCCGCGCGGAGCTCGCCGCCGCCTGGGAGGACCAGGAGGACGGCGAGGACGAGGGCGACCCGGCCGGACAGGGCGGGCGGAGCGGGGCGGACGCACCGGGCGGGCTGCCCCGGCTGCGCGCGTCCGGCAACCGGTGGACCGCGGTCGGCGCGAACGTCCAGCTGCGCTACGGACGGGACGGACGCTGGTGGCCGTACCGCAAGGAGCGCGGGCAGTGGTGGCCCGCCGGGCCGTGCGCGGAGGATCCGGCGGCCGCGCTCGCCGGGCTCCTCACGGACTGA
- a CDS encoding phosphatidylinositol-specific phospholipase C/glycerophosphodiester phosphodiesterase family protein has protein sequence MVRRTRRAFVVTLGAALAGGAAAPALAAEPPTGRDRRAPLRRAHAHNDYEHPHPLDDALSHGFTSVEADIWLVDGELLVAHDEVDLDPERTLEALYLDPLARRVRANGGRVFRGHDVTLQLLIDIKSAGDPTYRALSRRLRRYAPLLSVAAGGRVRRRAVTAVVSGDRGARVPMEAERIRHAFYDGRPDDLGSGVPASFAPLISANWNSLFTWWGVGEMPPAQRERLRRIIGAAHTEGRRVRFWATPDLPGPEREAVWRELLAADVDHINTDDLAGLENFLRIMR, from the coding sequence ATGGTCCGCCGTACGCGCCGCGCCTTCGTCGTCACGCTCGGAGCCGCCCTCGCGGGCGGTGCGGCCGCGCCCGCCCTGGCGGCGGAACCCCCGACCGGGCGCGACCGCCGCGCGCCGCTGCGCAGAGCCCATGCGCACAACGACTACGAGCACCCCCACCCGCTCGATGACGCGCTCTCGCACGGCTTCACCAGCGTGGAGGCCGACATCTGGCTGGTCGACGGCGAACTGCTGGTCGCCCACGACGAGGTCGACCTCGACCCCGAGCGCACCCTCGAGGCCCTCTACCTCGACCCGTTGGCGCGGCGCGTCCGGGCCAACGGCGGTCGCGTCTTCCGGGGCCACGACGTCACCCTGCAACTGCTCATCGACATCAAGAGCGCGGGCGACCCCACCTACCGCGCGCTGTCCCGACGACTGCGCCGCTACGCGCCCCTGCTGAGCGTCGCCGCCGGCGGCCGGGTGCGCCGCCGCGCGGTCACCGCCGTCGTCTCCGGCGACCGCGGCGCGCGGGTCCCCATGGAGGCCGAGCGGATCCGGCACGCCTTCTACGACGGCCGACCGGACGACCTGGGCAGCGGCGTCCCGGCCTCCTTCGCCCCGCTGATCAGCGCCAACTGGAACTCGCTCTTCACCTGGTGGGGGGTGGGCGAGATGCCCCCGGCGCAGCGGGAGCGGCTGCGGCGCATCATCGGCGCCGCGCACACCGAGGGGCGGCGCGTCCGGTTCTGGGCCACACCGGACCTGCCGGGCCCGGAGCGTGAGGCGGTGTGGCGCGAGCTGCTGGCGGCTGACGTCGATCACATCAACACGGATGATCTGGCCGGCCTGGAGAACTTTCTTCGCATCATGCGCTGA